The following coding sequences lie in one uncultured Mailhella sp. genomic window:
- a CDS encoding DVU_1555 family C-GCAxxG-C-C protein gives MNALLLDLLPYVRKGYCCSQLLLALARQLDDTEDPGLMCAMRGLCHGIGQSGGPCGLLTGGAAVLGWLSSKNEEEPHPMIDAMTNEYATWFMERVSAYGGTGCESVSAGLAAAAGEPLPEGGMPPMELCGDLLAECWEKLLDIYESYELDGVRN, from the coding sequence ATGAACGCCCTGTTATTGGATCTGCTCCCCTATGTACGCAAAGGCTATTGCTGTTCCCAGCTGCTTCTGGCGCTGGCAAGGCAGCTCGACGATACGGAAGATCCCGGGCTCATGTGCGCCATGCGCGGCCTGTGCCACGGCATAGGCCAGTCGGGAGGCCCCTGCGGACTCCTGACCGGCGGCGCGGCCGTGCTCGGCTGGCTCTCCAGCAAAAACGAAGAGGAACCGCATCCCATGATCGACGCCATGACCAACGAATACGCCACATGGTTCATGGAACGGGTGAGCGCCTACGGCGGCACGGGCTGCGAAAGCGTGTCCGCCGGGCTGGCCGCAGCCGCGGGCGAGCCCCTTCCCGAAGGCGGCATGCCGCCCATGGAACTCTGCGGCGATCTGCTCGCGGAATGCTGGGAAAAGCTGCTGGACATCTACGAATCCTACGAACTCGACGGCGTGAGGAACTGA
- a CDS encoding DVU_1551 family NTP transferase encodes MIAYALILAAGFSTRMEPHFKPLLPLPLPGGERSALAAVCALYQSEGVKPLVVGGNRADLTRREAKSVGAAFTLNRHPERGMFSSIRAGIAALPPECTHVFVHPVDIPLVRRMTVRTLLDAADVPDTPPLIPCYQGKAGHPPLFPASVRHAVLSLGDDGCLRTVVESLYPVSVPVADASILRDMDSPGDYAALCELASRQNILSPEEAEELLHVRHVQERGVQHCLAVSRVAARFASALNAARHAGGETPLSEALARAGGMIHDVCKGEPHHEAAAGALFRGWGMEPMARLVEDHRDMTIPDAEPLTEREMVFLADKFVRGSEAVPLRERFYSKMARYSENPEAVAAITGRMERSEAMAERMEKECGRSLEELAREALAK; translated from the coding sequence ATGATCGCTTACGCTCTTATTCTGGCCGCAGGCTTTTCCACGCGCATGGAGCCCCACTTCAAACCGCTGCTTCCCCTGCCTCTGCCGGGCGGCGAACGCAGCGCGCTTGCCGCCGTGTGCGCGCTTTATCAGTCCGAGGGCGTGAAACCGCTGGTAGTGGGAGGCAACCGGGCCGACCTCACCCGACGCGAAGCCAAATCCGTCGGCGCGGCGTTCACGCTCAACAGGCATCCGGAGCGCGGCATGTTCTCAAGCATCCGCGCAGGCATAGCCGCCCTGCCGCCGGAATGCACCCACGTGTTCGTGCATCCCGTGGACATTCCGCTCGTCCGGCGCATGACCGTGCGCACGCTGCTCGACGCCGCCGACGTCCCGGACACTCCGCCGCTCATTCCCTGCTATCAGGGCAAGGCCGGACATCCGCCGCTCTTTCCCGCTTCCGTCAGGCACGCCGTGCTGAGCTTGGGCGACGACGGCTGCCTGCGCACCGTTGTGGAGAGCCTGTACCCGGTGTCTGTGCCCGTGGCGGACGCCTCCATTCTCCGCGACATGGACAGTCCCGGCGATTACGCGGCCCTGTGTGAACTTGCGTCCCGGCAGAACATTCTCTCGCCCGAGGAAGCGGAAGAACTCCTGCATGTCCGTCACGTGCAGGAGCGGGGCGTGCAGCACTGCCTTGCCGTCAGCCGTGTGGCCGCCCGCTTTGCCTCGGCGCTGAACGCGGCCCGTCATGCGGGAGGAGAAACCCCGCTCAGCGAAGCGCTGGCCCGGGCCGGAGGCATGATTCACGACGTGTGCAAAGGCGAGCCGCATCATGAAGCCGCCGCGGGAGCGCTGTTTCGCGGATGGGGCATGGAACCCATGGCGCGTCTGGTGGAAGATCACCGCGACATGACCATTCCCGACGCCGAGCCGCTTACCGAAAGAGAAATGGTGTTTCTTGCGGACAAATTCGTGCGCGGAAGCGAAGCCGTGCCCCTGAGGGAGCGCTTTTACAGCAAGATGGCCCGCTATTCCGAGAACCCGGAAGCCGTGGCCGCCATCACCGGACGCATGGAACGCTCCGAGGCCATGGCCGAGCGCATGGAAAAAGAATGCGGCCGAAGCCTTGAAGAACTCGCCCGCGAGGCGCTCGCAAAGTAG
- a CDS encoding DVU_1557 family redox protein produces MSLEPNFTTDDGDWVCAKCHVPLEQIKVQALYMHSAFDVILPRCPSCGLTLIPQSLAEGKMAEVEALLEDK; encoded by the coding sequence ATGAGTCTGGAACCGAACTTCACCACGGACGACGGCGACTGGGTATGCGCAAAGTGTCATGTGCCGCTTGAGCAGATCAAGGTGCAGGCGCTCTACATGCACAGCGCCTTCGACGTCATTCTTCCCCGCTGCCCTTCCTGTGGACTGACGCTTATTCCCCAGTCGCTGGCGGAAGGAAAAATGGCGGAAGTGGAAGCGCTTCTGGAAGACAAGTAA
- a CDS encoding pyridine nucleotide-disulfide oxidoreductase/dicluster-binding protein, translating to MLEQSQLHAVEARCTQEAAPRCRTACPLDMDVRSFLECLAAGKVRDARKLLERHLPLPGVMTAVCDHPCENACLRRDLGGGLAVSALEKFCMSAASAQTKPLIRPPKGQKLAVLGSGLAGLVAAFDISHKGFAVTVYHEGEKSEALRRAFPSLDASVLEDELRALEKFHVRFEHVALDEALLDRCLEDFGAVFVDASVCAFSPARENIDAATLLWKDKVCCGGWASRTPTGASYASASSQAGEGRRAGITLQRVLTGVSLVAAREGENRENRLHTPLDGVTPLPRVLPSGDAYTEEEARREADRCIRCSCMQCVKECPFLQKYKEFPRVYARKLYNNASVIRGTRTANVIMNGCALCGQCEVICPEHFSMADLCLAARRDAVERDVMPASAHEFALEDMAQACGPESAFLLEDPALAAQDRHGASLFFPGCQLAASRGGQVLAMYRHLRDHLPDGVSLYSTCCGIPAHWAGREALFREHAETLRRDWESCGKPEILAACSSCMTALKLALPEAKITSLWSKLDSLMTEPFASRAPRVMNVQDPCGARHDAEWQRAVRSLAAKAGIRVEEAARTGDESACCGYGGLVWNAQPDVADALAKKRAGEFSLPVLTSCIMCHDRFAAETESWHLFDVLPQTAEEGGQASAPGLSARRAGRAALKEAALEEFLGQKPDARSHEEPILLRIPEDVREAMERRYILRQDVVTAIAGIEASGAKFLNRENGHILGSWRPRNVTFWVEYTADDDGGFTLVKAWCHRMVVAGAIQPATKVVMEEKVHA from the coding sequence GTGCTGGAACAAAGCCAACTTCACGCCGTCGAGGCCCGCTGCACGCAGGAAGCCGCGCCCCGCTGCCGCACAGCCTGTCCGCTGGACATGGATGTGCGTTCCTTTCTTGAATGCCTTGCCGCAGGCAAGGTGCGCGACGCCCGCAAACTTCTGGAGCGGCATCTGCCTCTGCCCGGCGTCATGACCGCCGTGTGCGATCATCCCTGCGAAAACGCCTGCCTGCGGCGCGATCTCGGCGGCGGTCTTGCCGTATCCGCGCTGGAAAAATTCTGCATGAGCGCCGCTTCCGCACAGACAAAACCGCTCATCCGGCCTCCCAAAGGCCAGAAGCTTGCCGTGCTCGGCTCAGGGCTGGCAGGTCTTGTCGCCGCCTTCGACATTTCGCACAAGGGCTTTGCGGTCACGGTCTATCACGAAGGCGAAAAAAGCGAGGCGCTGCGTCGCGCCTTTCCTTCCCTTGACGCCTCCGTGCTGGAAGACGAGCTGCGCGCGCTGGAAAAATTTCATGTGCGCTTTGAGCACGTCGCTCTCGACGAAGCGCTTCTTGACCGCTGCCTCGAAGATTTCGGAGCCGTGTTCGTGGACGCCTCGGTCTGCGCGTTTTCTCCTGCGCGCGAGAACATCGACGCCGCAACGCTGCTCTGGAAGGACAAGGTCTGCTGCGGAGGCTGGGCCAGCCGCACCCCCACGGGGGCGAGCTACGCCTCCGCGTCCTCACAGGCCGGAGAAGGCCGACGGGCCGGAATCACGCTGCAACGCGTTCTCACCGGCGTTTCGCTGGTGGCTGCCCGCGAAGGCGAAAACAGGGAGAACCGACTGCACACGCCGCTCGACGGCGTGACGCCTCTGCCCCGCGTTCTGCCCTCCGGCGACGCGTACACGGAAGAAGAAGCCCGGCGCGAAGCCGACCGCTGCATCCGCTGCTCCTGCATGCAATGCGTGAAGGAATGCCCGTTTCTCCAGAAGTACAAGGAATTTCCCCGTGTCTATGCGCGCAAGCTCTACAACAACGCCTCAGTGATACGCGGCACCCGCACGGCCAACGTCATCATGAACGGCTGCGCCCTGTGCGGTCAGTGCGAAGTCATCTGTCCCGAGCACTTCTCCATGGCCGATCTGTGTCTTGCCGCCCGGCGCGACGCCGTGGAGCGCGACGTCATGCCGGCCTCAGCCCACGAATTTGCGCTGGAAGACATGGCGCAGGCCTGCGGCCCGGAAAGCGCCTTTCTGCTGGAAGACCCCGCCCTTGCCGCGCAGGACAGGCACGGCGCGAGCCTGTTTTTCCCCGGCTGTCAGCTGGCGGCCTCGCGGGGCGGGCAGGTGCTTGCCATGTACCGCCATCTGCGCGACCATCTGCCCGACGGCGTGTCGCTCTACAGCACATGCTGCGGCATTCCCGCGCACTGGGCCGGACGGGAGGCCCTTTTCCGCGAGCACGCCGAGACGCTCCGCCGCGACTGGGAGTCGTGCGGCAAACCGGAAATTCTTGCCGCCTGCTCTTCCTGCATGACGGCGCTCAAGCTTGCGCTTCCCGAGGCGAAGATCACATCGCTGTGGTCGAAGCTCGACTCTCTCATGACCGAGCCTTTTGCCAGCCGCGCGCCCCGCGTCATGAACGTGCAGGATCCCTGCGGCGCGAGGCATGACGCCGAGTGGCAGAGGGCCGTGCGCTCCCTTGCCGCCAAGGCTGGCATACGCGTGGAGGAGGCCGCGCGCACCGGCGACGAAAGCGCCTGCTGCGGCTACGGCGGACTGGTGTGGAACGCACAGCCGGACGTGGCAGACGCGCTCGCCAAAAAGCGCGCCGGAGAATTTTCTCTTCCCGTGCTCACGTCCTGCATCATGTGTCACGACCGCTTTGCCGCGGAAACGGAAAGCTGGCATCTTTTCGATGTGCTTCCGCAGACCGCGGAAGAAGGCGGACAAGCTTCCGCGCCCGGACTTTCCGCGCGCCGCGCCGGACGCGCGGCACTGAAGGAAGCGGCGCTCGAAGAATTTCTCGGCCAGAAGCCCGACGCTCGAAGCCACGAGGAACCGATTCTGCTGCGCATTCCCGAAGACGTGCGCGAAGCCATGGAACGCCGCTACATTCTGCGTCAGGACGTGGTCACGGCCATTGCGGGCATCGAAGCGAGCGGAGCCAAATTCCTCAATCGGGAAAACGGCCACATTCTCGGCTCCTGGAGGCCGCGCAACGTGACCTTCTGGGTGGAGTACACCGCGGACGACGACGGCGGGTTCACGCTGGTCAAGGCGTGGTGCCACCGCATGGTGGTGGCCGGAGCCATTCAACCGGCAACGAAGGTCGTCATGGAAGAAAAGGTACACGCCTGA
- the trsS gene encoding radical SAM (seleno)protein TrsS, with amino-acid sequence MLLAQTQSLCPVCLRLVDAGYHLEGDTVYLRKHCPEHGDFQVPAWKQVEGAPAFADWRKNPRIPAYPAHPATAVSHGCPYDCGLCPEHVQHTCTGLLEVTMRCSLGCPVCYARAGKTSEDPSPEAVGRQMDALSRASGPCNVQLSGGEPTERDDLPELIRMAKEKGFALVQVNTNGLRLGREAGYAESLRAAGLDSVYLQFDGLDDAVYRTLRGRDCLALKEAAIEACGRAGLGVVLVCTLVRGVNDGQVGDLLRFALSRGGHVRGLHFQPVSSFGRFPWDMGDAPRITLPELMVCLEKQSRGMVKASHFHAPSCEHPLCSFSAVYARNGDNTLGEPVGAACCSGGTSTVESPRVVDNAEGSRASRAFTAAHWASPRKESSLNDAFSRFLARSGAERRFTLSAMAFQDALSLDVERVRGCCIHVVAPDGRMIPFCLYNLTSFDNISLYRSVPKEDARS; translated from the coding sequence ATGCTGCTTGCCCAGACTCAGAGCCTGTGCCCCGTGTGTCTGCGCCTCGTGGATGCGGGTTATCACCTTGAAGGCGACACCGTCTATCTTCGCAAGCACTGCCCGGAGCACGGCGACTTTCAGGTTCCCGCCTGGAAACAGGTCGAAGGCGCGCCCGCCTTTGCCGACTGGCGGAAGAATCCGCGCATTCCGGCCTATCCCGCGCATCCCGCCACCGCCGTTTCCCACGGATGCCCCTATGACTGCGGACTGTGCCCGGAACACGTTCAGCACACCTGCACGGGACTCCTCGAAGTGACCATGCGCTGTTCTCTGGGCTGCCCCGTGTGCTACGCCCGCGCGGGAAAGACTTCCGAGGATCCGTCGCCGGAAGCCGTCGGCAGGCAGATGGACGCGCTTTCCCGCGCGTCCGGGCCCTGCAACGTTCAGCTCTCCGGCGGAGAGCCCACGGAACGCGACGATCTTCCCGAGCTCATCCGCATGGCAAAGGAAAAGGGATTTGCGCTCGTGCAGGTCAACACCAACGGTCTGCGCCTCGGCAGGGAAGCGGGATACGCCGAATCACTCCGGGCCGCAGGACTGGATTCCGTGTATCTGCAGTTCGACGGCTTGGACGACGCCGTGTACCGCACGCTGCGCGGCCGCGACTGTCTGGCGCTCAAAGAGGCGGCCATCGAGGCCTGCGGGCGGGCCGGGCTCGGCGTGGTGCTGGTATGCACGCTGGTGCGCGGCGTCAACGACGGGCAGGTCGGCGATCTTCTGCGCTTCGCGCTCTCGCGGGGCGGCCATGTGCGCGGCCTGCACTTTCAGCCGGTGTCGTCGTTCGGGCGCTTCCCGTGGGACATGGGAGACGCTCCGCGCATCACGCTGCCGGAACTCATGGTCTGCCTGGAAAAGCAAAGCCGCGGCATGGTGAAGGCCTCGCATTTTCATGCGCCCTCCTGCGAGCATCCGCTCTGCTCCTTCAGCGCCGTGTACGCCAGAAACGGCGACAACACGCTCGGCGAACCCGTGGGCGCGGCCTGCTGTTCCGGCGGAACCTCGACCGTCGAATCTCCCCGCGTGGTGGACAACGCCGAAGGCTCCCGCGCCTCGCGGGCCTTCACGGCCGCCCACTGGGCCTCGCCCCGCAAAGAGAGTTCCCTGAACGACGCCTTTTCCCGCTTCCTTGCCCGTTCGGGCGCAGAGCGACGTTTCACGCTTTCCGCCATGGCCTTTCAGGACGCCCTCAGTCTGGATGTGGAGCGCGTGCGCGGCTGCTGCATCCACGTCGTGGCTCCCGATGGCAGAATGATTCCCTTCTGCCTCTACAATCTGACGAGCTTCGACAACATTTCTCTTTACCGGTCCGTGCCGAAGGAGGATGCCCGGTCATGA
- a CDS encoding XdhC family protein, whose translation MQELLHLLCSELAAGRPAALATVVFQAGSAPRGAGSRLLAGPKGLLGGTTGGGLAEARVIEACAKACETQEASVLDIAMDGTLAARSEMICGGQVRVLIEPFAPENRELANVASLAAAAAEGAGCRIVRPYASTRTSWTLLYDDGSAAGARLDDAAAKTLLAAPLDEAALVPCGETVYFCERCQASERMIIVGGGHVSRPTAAIAGLTGFAVHVLDDRPEYANSGRFPNAEVHVTPEYARCFDALHVTPRDYIVIVTRGHLFDGVAAAQALRTPAGYIGMIGSTRKRQQIYAKLLESGFTEQDLARIHAPIGLDIGAETPEEIAVSILAECIAVRRHAPAPVTWRKK comes from the coding sequence ATGCAAGAACTGCTGCATCTTCTGTGTTCTGAGCTCGCGGCGGGACGCCCCGCCGCTCTGGCCACCGTGGTGTTTCAGGCGGGCTCCGCTCCCCGCGGCGCAGGATCCCGGCTGCTCGCGGGCCCGAAAGGACTGCTCGGCGGCACCACGGGCGGAGGACTGGCCGAAGCCAGGGTCATCGAGGCCTGCGCCAAGGCCTGCGAAACGCAGGAAGCCTCGGTGCTCGACATTGCCATGGACGGCACGCTGGCCGCGCGTTCGGAAATGATCTGCGGCGGACAGGTGCGTGTGCTCATTGAGCCTTTTGCGCCGGAAAACAGGGAGCTTGCAAACGTGGCCTCGCTGGCCGCCGCCGCGGCGGAAGGCGCGGGATGCCGCATCGTCCGCCCCTACGCTTCGACGCGTACCTCCTGGACGCTGCTGTACGACGACGGCTCCGCCGCCGGAGCCCGCCTCGACGACGCCGCAGCCAAAACGCTGCTTGCCGCGCCTCTGGACGAAGCCGCCCTCGTGCCCTGCGGCGAAACCGTGTATTTCTGCGAACGCTGCCAGGCGTCGGAACGCATGATCATTGTGGGCGGCGGGCACGTCTCCCGTCCCACGGCGGCCATTGCCGGACTCACCGGTTTTGCCGTCCACGTGCTCGACGACAGGCCCGAATACGCCAACAGCGGCCGCTTCCCCAATGCCGAGGTGCATGTCACGCCGGAGTATGCCCGCTGTTTTGACGCGCTTCACGTCACGCCCCGCGACTACATCGTCATCGTGACGCGCGGCCATCTGTTCGACGGCGTGGCCGCGGCGCAGGCGCTCAGGACGCCCGCAGGCTACATCGGCATGATAGGCAGCACGCGCAAGCGTCAGCAGATTTACGCCAAACTGCTCGAATCCGGCTTCACGGAACAGGATCTTGCCCGCATTCACGCTCCCATCGGCCTCGACATCGGCGCGGAAACGCCCGAAGAAATCGCGGTCAGCATTCTGGCCGAGTGCATTGCGGTGCGCCGCCACGCTCCCGCCCCCGTGACATGGAGAAAAAAATAA
- a CDS encoding DVU_1553 family AMP-dependent CoA ligase — protein MTTPLSPSRLDAWLDAECGGNPAVPLPERLEAARLEALRRTLRRAFSLSRWYKRALAGCNLDIDTAADLARLPFTTPEDLHDYREFLCVPQGDVQRIVTLQTSGSTNAPKRIAFSEGDLARTASFFAAGMAQLVHEGQRLMVLLPGAQCPDGVTDLLRQALTPSGVDVVAGHPEATAETLRDDLSRWRPQCLVAAPHQLAALLDASRDDDFRRLASCVKGIQSSGDILDLSVRDGLEEALDCVVLDHYGMTETCFGGGVQCMAKNGYHLRELDLFLEILDPVSGKPVPEGETGEIILTTLNREAMPLIRYRTGDAAAWLPGPCPCGSPMRRLSPLKGRYVRIDGAPVLRLVRKGGFYARTAASSVF, from the coding sequence ATGACTACGCCTCTTTCTCCCTCGCGGCTGGACGCCTGGCTTGACGCAGAATGCGGCGGCAATCCGGCTGTTCCGCTTCCCGAAAGGCTGGAGGCTGCGCGTCTTGAAGCCCTGCGCCGCACCCTGCGCCGCGCCTTTTCCCTCAGCCGCTGGTACAAGCGCGCGCTCGCCGGCTGCAATCTCGACATCGACACGGCGGCCGATCTTGCCAGGCTTCCCTTCACCACGCCGGAAGATCTGCACGACTACCGGGAATTTCTCTGCGTGCCGCAGGGAGACGTGCAGCGCATCGTCACGCTCCAGACCTCCGGCTCCACGAACGCTCCCAAGCGCATCGCCTTTTCGGAAGGCGATCTGGCCCGCACGGCGTCGTTTTTCGCCGCGGGCATGGCGCAGCTCGTGCATGAAGGGCAGCGCCTCATGGTGCTTCTGCCCGGCGCGCAGTGTCCCGACGGCGTGACGGATCTGCTCCGTCAGGCGCTCACGCCCTCCGGCGTGGACGTGGTGGCAGGTCACCCCGAGGCCACGGCCGAAACGCTGCGCGACGATCTTTCCCGCTGGCGTCCGCAGTGTCTTGTGGCCGCGCCGCATCAGCTCGCCGCCCTGCTCGACGCCTCCCGAGACGACGACTTCCGCCGCCTCGCCTCATGCGTGAAGGGCATTCAGTCCAGCGGCGACATTCTTGACCTGTCCGTGCGCGACGGCCTGGAAGAAGCGCTCGACTGCGTGGTGCTCGACCATTACGGCATGACGGAAACCTGCTTCGGCGGGGGCGTGCAGTGCATGGCGAAAAACGGCTATCATCTGCGTGAGCTGGATCTTTTTCTGGAAATACTGGATCCTGTGTCCGGCAAACCCGTTCCCGAAGGCGAAACCGGAGAAATCATACTGACGACCCTCAACAGGGAAGCCATGCCCCTCATCCGCTACCGCACCGGCGACGCCGCAGCCTGGCTGCCCGGCCCCTGTCCGTGCGGCAGTCCGATGCGTCGGCTTTCCCCGCTGAAGGGCCGCTATGTCCGTATCGACGGAGCGCCGGTACTGCGCCTCGTCCGCAAAGGAGGTTTTTATGCAAGAACTGCTGCATCTTCTGTGTTCTGA
- the trsM gene encoding DVU_1556 family methyltransferase yields the protein MSAAASSLYASSVFQSIAGGAWRPGGTALTRHGLELCALAPGSTVLDVGCGSGASLALAREIGLNGTGLDRECSLTEPFPFVQADAQNPPFPDASFDAILCECVLSLLPDAWQALHRFAEILKPGGKLLLSDLFVRGGEPSAAPSPGASCLAGARTRQETERLLTEHGFVLLHFEDHTASLKELAARLLWYGDESVCGFLRGGRSAEAGASRDCACGSLRPGGLRYGYGLWIAAPARKTSRGDAQET from the coding sequence ATGAGCGCAGCGGCATCTTCCCTCTACGCATCCTCCGTGTTTCAAAGCATTGCGGGCGGCGCGTGGCGTCCGGGCGGGACCGCACTCACCCGTCACGGCCTTGAGCTGTGCGCTCTTGCGCCCGGTTCCACGGTGCTCGACGTCGGCTGCGGAAGCGGGGCCAGCCTGGCGCTTGCGCGGGAAATCGGTCTGAACGGCACAGGGCTGGACAGGGAATGTTCCCTGACCGAGCCCTTTCCCTTTGTGCAGGCCGATGCGCAGAATCCGCCCTTTCCCGACGCCTCCTTCGACGCCATCCTGTGCGAATGCGTGCTCTCTCTCCTGCCCGACGCGTGGCAGGCGCTGCATCGCTTTGCCGAAATTCTGAAGCCGGGCGGAAAGCTGCTGCTTTCCGATCTTTTCGTGCGCGGCGGCGAGCCTTCCGCAGCGCCTTCGCCCGGCGCATCCTGCCTTGCGGGCGCGCGCACGAGACAGGAAACGGAGCGCCTCTTGACGGAACACGGTTTCGTCCTGCTCCATTTTGAGGATCACACCGCCAGTCTGAAGGAACTCGCCGCCCGTCTGCTCTGGTACGGCGACGAGAGCGTATGCGGCTTTCTGCGCGGAGGGCGCAGCGCCGAAGCCGGGGCCTCCCGCGACTGTGCCTGCGGGTCGCTCCGCCCCGGAGGACTGCGCTACGGCTACGGATTATGGATAGCCGCCCCTGCGCGTAAAACATCGCGAGGCGACGCGCAAGAAACCTGA